In one Streptomyces venezuelae genomic region, the following are encoded:
- a CDS encoding GntR family transcriptional regulator: MPKAYEQIADDIRRSIRAGLLRPGERLPAETKLAEQYRRSVPTLRDALRLLREEGLIEKEHGRGNFVRRPRAGVVRDNSRHQWEKNRVRRPEQRRARTGATEHDTGLELQDLVFHAAYREIRADEHLASAFAVPEGTPLIERSYRTRYASENAPFNLATSYLVRDHVATNPDLLDDAKEPWPGGTQNQLSTVGIELDRVEERLTARPPTPEEAAELELPPGTSVLLLRKTSYDTQGRVVEVAHITLPGDRTEAVFTTPLERW; encoded by the coding sequence ATGCCGAAGGCATACGAGCAGATAGCGGACGACATCCGCCGCTCCATCCGCGCGGGCCTGCTGCGGCCGGGAGAACGGCTGCCCGCCGAGACGAAGCTCGCCGAGCAGTACCGGCGCAGCGTCCCGACGCTCCGCGACGCGCTCCGCCTCCTGCGGGAGGAAGGGCTGATCGAGAAGGAGCACGGGCGCGGCAACTTCGTCCGCAGGCCCCGCGCCGGCGTCGTCCGCGACAACTCCCGCCACCAGTGGGAGAAGAACCGCGTGCGCCGCCCGGAACAGCGCAGGGCGCGCACCGGCGCCACCGAGCACGACACCGGCCTCGAACTCCAGGATCTCGTGTTCCACGCGGCGTACCGCGAGATCCGCGCGGACGAACACCTCGCATCCGCCTTCGCCGTCCCGGAGGGGACACCCCTGATCGAACGTTCCTACCGGACGCGCTACGCCTCCGAGAACGCCCCCTTCAACCTGGCCACCTCCTACCTGGTCCGCGACCACGTCGCCACGAACCCGGACCTGCTGGACGACGCCAAGGAGCCGTGGCCCGGCGGCACGCAGAACCAGCTGTCCACCGTCGGCATCGAGCTCGACCGCGTCGAGGAGCGCCTCACCGCCCGGCCGCCGACGCCGGAGGAGGCCGCCGAACTGGAGCTGCCGCCCGGCACGTCGGTGCTGCTGCTCCGCAAGACGTCGTACGACACACAGGGCCGCGTCGTCGAGGTCGCCCACATCACCCTGCCCGGCGACCGCACGGAAGCCGTCTTCACCACTCCCCTGGAAAGGTGGTGA
- a CDS encoding glycosyltransferase family 2 protein — protein sequence MPRRIIIVTAVHAPSAPFLSDAYASLLAQELPEGWEWRWVVQEDGSTDQVAPHVPDDERVTFRQGRPGGPGVARTMALAHADGEYVKVLDADDQLAPGALARDLAALEGDPAIGWATSRVLDLLPDGSTVGFPGDPEHGPVERMTVVDHWSEHDYRAPVHPATLFVRRELLVALGGWMALPASEDTGLLLALNSVARGWFSSEVGLLYRKWEGQATGQSAHTDAGERGARMAVVAERVRSLCALRWEYPPKVG from the coding sequence GTGCCCCGGCGCATCATCATCGTCACCGCCGTCCACGCGCCGTCGGCCCCCTTCCTCTCCGACGCGTACGCGTCGCTGCTCGCGCAGGAGCTCCCCGAGGGGTGGGAGTGGCGCTGGGTCGTCCAGGAGGACGGCAGCACCGACCAGGTCGCGCCGCACGTCCCCGACGACGAGCGCGTCACCTTCCGGCAGGGGCGGCCCGGCGGTCCCGGCGTCGCGCGGACGATGGCGCTCGCGCACGCCGACGGGGAGTACGTGAAGGTCCTGGACGCCGACGACCAGCTCGCCCCCGGCGCGCTGGCCCGCGATCTCGCGGCGCTCGAAGGGGATCCGGCGATCGGCTGGGCCACGTCACGCGTGCTCGACCTGCTGCCCGACGGCTCCACGGTCGGCTTCCCCGGCGATCCCGAGCACGGTCCCGTCGAGCGCATGACGGTCGTCGACCACTGGTCGGAGCACGACTACCGGGCGCCGGTCCACCCCGCGACGCTCTTCGTCCGCCGCGAGCTGCTCGTCGCCCTGGGCGGCTGGATGGCGCTGCCCGCCTCGGAGGACACGGGTCTGCTGCTCGCGCTCAACTCCGTCGCGCGCGGGTGGTTCTCGTCCGAGGTGGGGCTCCTCTATCGCAAGTGGGAGGGCCAGGCGACCGGTCAGAGCGCGCATACCGATGCGGGGGAGCGGGGTGCGCGGATGGCTGTGGTGGCGGAGCGGGTGCGATCGCTCTGCGCGTTGCGGTGGGAGTACCCGCCGAAGGTCGGCTGA
- a CDS encoding FkbM family methyltransferase, with the protein MVTLGRRYVRDAPGTVGKAALASRFLNARLKEHPRRRVVADRYGHRFAVDTQDLIQRYVYLFGAWEPHMTRWLRGRLGPGDVFVDVGANVGYFAVLGAGLVGPEGRVVAVEASTAFHERVLLHAELNGCTNIRAVNAAVSDAHKRLTFILASSHNMGANSIVPYDGPAESTFESDASPLPELLESDELARARVIKIDVEGAEGGVVRGLAPVLGDLREDVEIAVEVTPDRMEQLGDSVDELMRTMTEAGFHAYRLINEYAPETYPAAIRRPAPPVRWREPITEETELVFSRVNAESL; encoded by the coding sequence ATGGTCACGCTCGGGCGGCGGTACGTGCGTGACGCCCCCGGCACCGTCGGCAAGGCGGCGCTGGCCTCCCGGTTCCTGAACGCCCGCCTCAAGGAGCACCCTCGCCGCCGGGTCGTCGCCGACCGGTACGGCCACCGGTTCGCCGTCGACACCCAGGACCTCATCCAGCGCTACGTGTACCTCTTCGGCGCCTGGGAGCCGCACATGACGCGGTGGCTGCGCGGGCGCCTCGGCCCCGGGGACGTCTTCGTCGACGTCGGCGCGAACGTGGGCTACTTCGCCGTCCTGGGGGCCGGGCTCGTGGGCCCGGAGGGGCGGGTCGTGGCGGTCGAGGCGTCGACCGCGTTCCACGAGCGCGTGCTGCTGCACGCGGAGCTGAACGGATGCACCAACATCCGCGCGGTCAACGCCGCCGTCTCGGACGCGCACAAGCGGCTCACGTTCATCCTCGCCAGCTCCCACAACATGGGCGCGAACAGCATCGTCCCGTACGACGGGCCCGCCGAGTCCACGTTCGAGTCGGACGCCTCGCCGCTGCCCGAGCTCCTGGAGTCCGACGAGCTCGCCCGCGCGCGCGTGATCAAGATCGACGTGGAGGGGGCGGAGGGCGGTGTCGTCCGGGGACTCGCCCCCGTGCTCGGCGACCTCCGCGAGGACGTGGAGATCGCCGTGGAGGTGACGCCGGACCGCATGGAGCAACTCGGCGACTCCGTGGACGAGCTGATGAGGACGATGACCGAGGCGGGCTTCCACGCGTACCGGCTGATCAACGAGTACGCCCCCGAGACCTACCCGGCCGCGATCCGCCGCCCGGCACCTCCGGTGCGGTGGCGCGAGCCGATCACAGAGGAAACGGAGCTGGTCTTCTCAAGGGTGAACGCGGAATCCCTGTAA
- a CDS encoding amidohydrolase family protein: MVSSEDGTKELPRVISVDDHVIEPAHLFEIWLPAKYRDRGPKPFTAGIGELEYIGGKYRFTTDPAGQITDWWEYEGSIFPYKRIIAAVGFSRDEMTLDGITREQMRKGCWDPKARLADMDLNHVEASLCFPTFPRFCGQTFSEAKDKEVGLACVRAYNDWMVEEWCGDSGGRLIPLCLIPLWDVDLAVTEIKRNAARGVRAVTFSEIPTYLGLPSIHSGYWDPFFAACEETGTVVNMHIGSSSQMPAASPDAPPAVQASLSFNNAMASMMDFLFSGVLVKFPRLKLAYSEGQMGWIPYALERADDVWEEHRAWGGVKDLIPEPPSTYYYRQIFCCFFRDKHGIEAIETVGVDNATFETDYPHVDSTWPHTKEVAAEHVGHLPEETAYKLLRGNAIRMLDLPFDRAGR; encoded by the coding sequence GTGGTCAGCAGCGAGGACGGCACCAAGGAACTCCCCCGGGTCATCAGCGTGGACGACCACGTGATCGAGCCCGCACACCTCTTCGAGATATGGCTCCCCGCCAAGTACCGCGACCGGGGGCCCAAGCCCTTCACCGCGGGCATCGGCGAGCTGGAGTACATCGGCGGCAAGTACCGGTTCACGACGGACCCGGCGGGACAGATCACCGACTGGTGGGAGTACGAGGGCAGCATCTTCCCGTACAAGCGCATCATCGCCGCCGTCGGCTTCTCGCGCGACGAGATGACGCTCGACGGCATCACCCGCGAACAGATGCGCAAGGGCTGCTGGGACCCCAAGGCCCGCCTCGCGGACATGGACCTCAACCACGTCGAGGCGTCCCTCTGCTTCCCGACCTTCCCCCGCTTCTGCGGCCAGACCTTCTCCGAGGCCAAGGACAAGGAGGTCGGTCTCGCCTGCGTCCGCGCCTACAACGACTGGATGGTCGAGGAGTGGTGCGGCGACAGCGGCGGCCGGCTGATCCCGCTCTGCCTGATCCCCCTCTGGGACGTGGACCTCGCCGTCACCGAGATCAAACGCAACGCCGCGCGCGGGGTGCGGGCCGTCACGTTCAGCGAGATCCCGACGTACCTGGGCCTGCCGTCGATCCACTCCGGGTACTGGGACCCGTTCTTCGCGGCCTGCGAGGAGACCGGGACCGTCGTGAACATGCACATCGGCTCGTCGTCGCAGATGCCCGCCGCCTCCCCGGACGCGCCGCCCGCGGTCCAGGCCTCGCTCTCCTTCAACAACGCGATGGCGTCGATGATGGACTTCCTCTTCAGCGGCGTCCTGGTGAAGTTCCCGCGGCTCAAACTCGCGTACAGCGAAGGCCAGATGGGCTGGATCCCGTACGCCCTGGAGCGCGCCGACGACGTGTGGGAGGAGCACCGGGCCTGGGGCGGCGTGAAGGACCTGATCCCGGAGCCCCCGTCCACGTACTACTACCGGCAGATCTTCTGCTGCTTCTTCCGCGACAAGCACGGCATCGAGGCGATCGAGACCGTCGGCGTCGACAACGCCACCTTCGAGACCGACTACCCGCACGTCGACTCCACATGGCCGCACACCAAGGAGGTCGCCGCCGAGCACGTCGGCCACCTCCCGGAGGAGACGGCGTACAAGCTACTGCGCGGCAACGCGATCCGCATGCTGGACCTGCCGTTCGACCGGGCCGGGAGGTAG
- a CDS encoding DoxX family membrane protein: MQTIWLGGAEWVAVLRIGIGLWWLESWRHKDKKTWFGGGGIGWAAGIAEKHRWSAVREGFNVVVKPRPRVMAYVVAYAELALGLGLIVGFLTPIALICGFVLNLVYLVLMIHDWAEQGQNLMMALASFVAFFAMSWQVWSLDDALGLFV, encoded by the coding sequence ATGCAGACGATCTGGCTCGGCGGAGCCGAGTGGGTGGCCGTACTCCGGATCGGGATCGGCCTGTGGTGGCTGGAGAGCTGGCGCCACAAGGACAAGAAGACGTGGTTCGGCGGCGGCGGCATCGGATGGGCCGCGGGCATCGCCGAGAAGCACCGGTGGTCCGCGGTGCGCGAGGGGTTCAACGTGGTGGTGAAGCCGCGGCCGCGCGTGATGGCGTACGTCGTCGCCTACGCCGAACTCGCCCTGGGCCTCGGCCTGATCGTCGGCTTCCTCACCCCGATCGCGCTGATCTGCGGGTTCGTCCTCAACCTGGTCTACCTCGTCCTGATGATCCACGACTGGGCCGAGCAGGGGCAGAACCTCATGATGGCGCTTGCCTCGTTCGTCGCCTTCTTCGCGATGAGCTGGCAGGTGTGGTCGCTGGACGACGCGCTGGGGCTGTTCGTCTGA
- a CDS encoding glutamate decarboxylase produces the protein MGLHKVSDGTRQAYDDIYSTPISARKLAAYRVPEHSSDPRAVAAMVEDELALDGNSSQNLATFCTTWAEPEVHRLMDVCMDKNMVDKDEYPQTAEIESRCVHMLADLWNSPDGETTMGCSTTGSSEAAMLGGLALKWRWREARRAAGKPADRPNLVCGPVQVCWEKFARYFDVELRQVPLEPGATGLRPHQLREYVDENTIGVVAILGVTFTCDYEPVAEIAAELDAIQADTGLDVPVHVDAASGGFVAPFLQPDLVWDFRVDRVVSINASGHKYGMAPLGVGWIVWRTADHLPEDLVFRVDYLGGDMPTFALNFSRPGGEIVAQYYTLLRLGREGYRKVYEACAASARALADEVAAMGPFTLLYDGRGALPAVSWTLTDGAAAAGFTLYDLTEQLRTRGWQVPAYPLPPERQETVIQRVLVRHGIGHDKIMLLAKDLRAAVDRLSGGSTGAPESPAFHH, from the coding sequence GTGGGGCTGCACAAGGTGTCCGACGGGACCCGTCAGGCGTACGACGACATCTACAGCACACCGATCAGCGCGCGGAAGCTGGCCGCGTACCGCGTCCCCGAGCACAGCTCGGACCCCCGCGCGGTGGCGGCGATGGTCGAGGACGAGCTGGCGCTCGACGGCAACTCGTCGCAGAACCTCGCCACGTTCTGCACGACGTGGGCGGAGCCCGAGGTGCACCGCCTCATGGACGTCTGCATGGACAAGAACATGGTCGACAAGGACGAGTACCCGCAGACCGCGGAGATCGAGTCCCGCTGCGTCCACATGCTCGCCGACCTGTGGAACTCCCCGGACGGCGAGACCACGATGGGCTGCTCCACCACCGGTTCCAGCGAGGCGGCCATGCTCGGCGGGCTCGCCCTCAAGTGGCGCTGGCGCGAGGCGCGCAGGGCGGCGGGCAAGCCGGCCGACCGGCCCAACCTCGTCTGCGGCCCGGTACAGGTGTGCTGGGAGAAGTTCGCCCGCTACTTCGACGTGGAGCTGCGCCAGGTCCCGCTGGAGCCGGGCGCGACGGGCCTGCGCCCGCACCAGCTCCGCGAGTACGTCGACGAGAACACCATCGGCGTCGTCGCGATCCTCGGCGTCACCTTCACCTGCGACTACGAACCCGTCGCCGAGATCGCCGCCGAGCTCGACGCGATCCAGGCGGACACCGGCCTCGACGTGCCGGTCCACGTGGACGCGGCCAGCGGCGGCTTCGTCGCGCCCTTCCTGCAGCCGGACCTGGTCTGGGACTTCCGTGTGGACCGGGTCGTCTCCATCAACGCCTCGGGCCACAAGTACGGGATGGCGCCGCTCGGCGTCGGCTGGATCGTCTGGCGCACGGCCGACCACCTCCCCGAGGACCTGGTCTTCCGCGTCGACTACCTCGGCGGCGACATGCCCACCTTCGCCCTCAACTTCTCCCGGCCCGGCGGCGAGATCGTCGCGCAGTACTACACGCTGCTGCGGCTCGGCCGCGAGGGCTACCGCAAGGTGTACGAGGCGTGCGCGGCCAGCGCGCGGGCGCTGGCCGACGAGGTCGCGGCCATGGGCCCCTTCACGCTCCTCTACGACGGCCGCGGCGCCCTGCCCGCCGTCTCCTGGACGCTCACCGACGGCGCGGCAGCCGCAGGGTTCACCCTCTACGACCTCACGGAACAGCTGCGCACCCGCGGTTGGCAGGTCCCCGCCTACCCGCTGCCGCCCGAGCGGCAGGAGACCGTGATCCAGCGGGTCCTGGTCAGGCACGGCATCGGACACGACAAGATCATGCTGCTCGCCAAGGACCTGCGGGCCGCCGTGGACCGGCTGTCCGGCGGGTCGACGGGGGCACCGGAGTCACCCGCGTTCCACCACTGA
- a CDS encoding FAD-dependent monooxygenase — MKIDCVGGGPASLYLAILAKLREPAHEVTVHERHAAGSSHGWGVTYWPDLLTDLYAHDPESARLIEERSVCWRGGFAYVGDRTTAQDGDPGHAIGRHRLRTILADRARSLGVRLEFGKEIRGRADLPGADLVVAGDGAHSRLRTEHAAEFGTRVTTGANRFIWLGTTRVFTAFTFAFAETEHGWIWCYAYGFSDEHSTCVVECSAATWSALGFDRLDHSETLRLLEKLFADMLAGHELLGRRDSGGHAQWQAFPTVTNTAWSHGNLALIGDAAHTTHYSIGAGTTLALRDAMSLAGALGSVAGPRELPAALAAYEQERRQALLSVQSAARHSAQWYEDLPRYMGLAPHQMFALLGQRHSPLLPHVPPQLYFHVDRAIGRLEVLRRLKQRLGPRLARTLQSRRTS; from the coding sequence GTGAAGATCGATTGCGTCGGTGGAGGGCCCGCCTCCCTCTACCTGGCCATCCTCGCCAAACTCCGGGAACCGGCTCATGAGGTCACGGTCCACGAGCGGCACGCGGCCGGGTCGAGCCACGGCTGGGGCGTGACGTACTGGCCCGATCTCCTGACGGACCTGTACGCCCACGACCCCGAGTCGGCCCGCCTCATCGAGGAGCGGTCCGTGTGCTGGCGGGGCGGGTTCGCGTACGTCGGCGACCGCACCACCGCGCAGGACGGCGACCCCGGACACGCGATCGGCCGCCACCGGCTGCGCACGATCCTCGCCGACCGGGCCCGCTCCCTGGGCGTGCGCCTGGAGTTCGGCAAGGAGATCCGCGGCCGCGCCGACCTGCCCGGCGCGGACCTCGTCGTCGCGGGCGACGGGGCGCACAGCAGGCTCCGCACGGAACACGCGGCGGAGTTCGGCACCCGCGTCACCACCGGCGCCAACCGCTTCATCTGGCTCGGCACGACCCGGGTGTTCACGGCGTTCACCTTCGCCTTCGCGGAGACCGAGCACGGCTGGATCTGGTGCTACGCGTACGGCTTCAGCGACGAGCACAGCACCTGTGTCGTGGAGTGCTCGGCCGCGACCTGGTCGGCCCTCGGCTTCGACCGGCTCGACCACTCGGAGACGCTGCGGCTGCTGGAGAAGCTCTTCGCCGACATGCTCGCGGGACACGAGCTCCTCGGCCGCAGGGACAGCGGCGGCCACGCCCAGTGGCAGGCCTTTCCGACCGTGACGAACACGGCCTGGTCGCACGGCAACCTCGCCCTCATCGGCGACGCCGCCCACACCACGCACTACTCCATCGGGGCCGGCACCACCCTCGCCCTGCGCGACGCGATGAGCCTGGCCGGCGCGCTGGGCTCCGTCGCCGGGCCGCGCGAGCTGCCCGCCGCACTCGCCGCGTACGAACAGGAGCGCAGGCAGGCCCTGCTGTCGGTGCAGAGCGCCGCACGGCACAGTGCCCAGTGGTACGAGGACCTGCCGCGCTACATGGGCCTGGCGCCGCACCAGATGTTCGCGCTGCTCGGCCAGCGCCACTCGCCCCTGCTGCCCCACGTGCCGCCGCAGCTGTACTTCCACGTCGACCGGGCCATCGGCCGCCTCGAGGTCCTGCGCCGGCTCAAGCAGCGCCTCGGCCCGCGCCTCGCCCGTACGCTCCAGAGCCGCCGCACGTCCTGA
- a CDS encoding STAS domain-containing protein, whose translation MSPHRLSIAGLAHSDVCAVLRLSGELDRASEKFFMDTLAVPVDAGRSHIILDVTALTFCDSRGLNCLLALHWLLRRRAGALMLAGVGRRLAALLEHSGSTALFSSHASVGQALRSLPEPARPNWPPPAERSSDEGVSPPAQ comes from the coding sequence ATGTCGCCGCACCGTCTGTCCATCGCGGGCCTCGCGCACTCCGACGTCTGTGCCGTGCTGCGGCTCAGCGGCGAACTCGACCGGGCGTCGGAGAAGTTCTTCATGGACACCCTGGCCGTGCCGGTCGACGCGGGCCGGAGCCACATCATCCTCGACGTGACCGCCCTGACGTTCTGCGACTCCCGCGGCCTGAACTGCCTGCTCGCCCTGCACTGGCTGCTGCGGCGCAGAGCCGGCGCGCTGATGCTCGCGGGCGTGGGCCGCCGTCTCGCCGCGCTCCTCGAACACAGCGGCAGCACGGCCCTGTTCTCCTCGCACGCCTCGGTCGGCCAGGCCCTGCGTTCCCTGCCGGAGCCGGCCCGCCCCAACTGGCCGCCGCCCGCGGAACGGAGCTCGGACGAAGGCGTGTCCCCGCCCGCCCAGTGA
- a CDS encoding M23 family metallopeptidase, translated as MEHDIASPAEAATTRRRALGAAVALLVGGAVPLTASPAAARSDHDCTGEYDAEFEAALAAADDLLGAEEMRGIPEGPPQQYALPLRRGFRVTAPYGIRGDWLAGHHTGIDLAVPQGTPVYAVGSGVVLVARWSGAYGNAVTVRMPDGHYALVAHLSSIAVREGAQINAGTFLGRSGATGRATGPHLHLEIRARRDYGSDINPVSYLARRGVRLL; from the coding sequence ATGGAACACGACATAGCGAGCCCCGCGGAAGCGGCCACCACCCGGCGCCGTGCCCTGGGAGCCGCCGTGGCACTGCTGGTCGGTGGGGCGGTACCGCTGACGGCGTCACCCGCGGCGGCCCGTTCGGATCACGACTGCACCGGCGAGTACGACGCCGAGTTCGAGGCGGCCCTCGCGGCGGCGGACGACCTCCTCGGCGCGGAGGAGATGCGGGGCATACCGGAAGGGCCCCCGCAGCAGTACGCGCTGCCGCTGCGCCGGGGGTTCAGGGTCACCGCGCCCTACGGAATCCGCGGCGACTGGCTGGCCGGGCACCACACGGGCATCGATCTCGCCGTCCCGCAGGGGACGCCCGTCTATGCCGTGGGCTCGGGCGTCGTGCTCGTGGCGCGGTGGTCCGGCGCGTACGGCAATGCCGTGACGGTACGGATGCCCGACGGGCACTACGCCCTCGTGGCGCACCTGTCGAGCATCGCGGTCCGCGAGGGCGCACAGATCAACGCCGGGACCTTCCTCGGCAGGAGCGGCGCCACCGGACGCGCGACGGGCCCGCACCTCCATCTGGAGATCCGGGCCCGTCGCGACTACGGATCGGACATCAATCCGGTGAGTTACCTGGCCAGACGCGGCGTCCGGCTTCTGTGA
- a CDS encoding chaplin — protein MSRIAKAAAVTLSTGAVVLGGAGMAMADAGAQGAAVGSPGVVSGNLLQAPINVPVNVCGNTVDVIGLLNPTFGNKCANPGGGGHHGGHHGGGAGYGS, from the coding sequence ATGTCTCGCATCGCGAAGGCAGCCGCTGTCACCCTCAGCACCGGAGCCGTCGTCCTCGGCGGTGCCGGCATGGCCATGGCGGACGCCGGTGCGCAGGGCGCCGCGGTCGGTTCCCCCGGCGTCGTCTCGGGCAACCTGCTCCAGGCCCCGATCAACGTCCCGGTGAACGTGTGCGGCAACACCGTCGACGTCATCGGCCTGCTGAACCCCACCTTCGGCAACAAGTGCGCCAACCCGGGCGGCGGCGGCCACCACGGCGGCCACCACGGCGGCGGCGCCGGCTACGGCAGCTGA
- a CDS encoding tyrosinase family protein: MAHTRRNQSGLSRAERRRFVDAVLKLKRRGEYDEFVRMHIDFYVSDGDDRLRVAHMTPSFFPWHRRFLLEFERALRRTDPGVTVPYWDWTKDRGRGGTLWGADLMGGNGRRGDRQVMTGPFAYRGGHWTIKEDVTDGEFLTRDFGRPQEPIDLPTARDVALAMDDPRYDVPPWDSTAPEGFRNKLEGWTSARGTERWRNHNRVHRWVGGHMLGGASVNDPVFWLNHAFVDLLWDRWQRRHPDSPRYLPERPPQLGEAQYRRIVARREPMPPWDVSPDELLDHKGLYAYGDQ, translated from the coding sequence ATGGCCCACACGCGCAGGAACCAGAGCGGCCTCAGCCGGGCGGAGCGGCGCCGTTTCGTCGACGCGGTGCTGAAACTGAAGCGCCGGGGCGAGTACGACGAATTCGTCCGCATGCACATCGACTTCTACGTGTCGGACGGCGACGACCGGCTCCGCGTCGCCCACATGACCCCCTCCTTCTTCCCCTGGCACCGCCGCTTCCTCCTGGAGTTCGAGCGGGCCCTGCGGCGCACGGACCCCGGCGTCACCGTCCCCTACTGGGACTGGACGAAGGACCGCGGGCGCGGCGGCACGCTCTGGGGCGCGGACCTGATGGGCGGCAACGGACGCCGGGGCGACCGGCAGGTCATGACCGGTCCCTTCGCGTACCGCGGCGGGCACTGGACCATCAAGGAGGACGTCACCGACGGGGAGTTCCTCACCCGCGACTTCGGCCGCCCCCAGGAGCCCATCGACCTGCCCACGGCACGGGACGTGGCCCTGGCCATGGACGACCCCCGCTACGACGTGCCGCCCTGGGACTCCACGGCACCCGAGGGTTTCCGCAACAAGCTGGAGGGCTGGACGTCGGCGCGGGGCACGGAACGCTGGCGCAACCACAACCGCGTCCACCGCTGGGTCGGCGGCCACATGCTGGGCGGCGCCTCCGTGAACGACCCGGTCTTCTGGCTCAACCACGCCTTCGTGGACCTGCTGTGGGACCGGTGGCAGCGCCGCCACCCGGACTCCCCGCGCTACCTCCCGGAGCGGCCGCCCCAGCTGGGCGAGGCCCAGTACCGCCGTATCGTCGCCCGCCGCGAGCCGATGCCGCCGTGGGACGTCAGCCCGGACGAGCTCCTCGACCACAAGGGGCTCTACGCGTACGGGGACCAGTAG
- a CDS encoding tyrosinase family oxidase copper chaperone yields the protein MGSPFLDRMTRRHLIGTAATACLAAAGIARAVPDAPPPDPPGDTPFDETYRGRRIQGEPLAHQGGHASGGWRITVDGRQLGLMRRADGSYLSMVDHYESYATPLAAAQGAVDELGPLRALSGRVH from the coding sequence ATGGGCTCCCCGTTCCTCGACCGCATGACCCGCCGCCACCTCATCGGCACCGCGGCCACGGCGTGCCTCGCCGCCGCGGGCATCGCCCGCGCCGTACCGGACGCGCCCCCGCCGGACCCGCCGGGTGACACACCGTTCGACGAGACGTACCGGGGGCGGCGCATCCAGGGCGAACCGCTGGCCCACCAGGGCGGCCACGCCTCCGGAGGCTGGCGGATCACCGTCGACGGACGGCAGCTCGGCCTCATGCGCCGCGCGGACGGCAGCTATCTGAGCATGGTCGACCACTACGAGTCGTACGCGACACCGCTCGCCGCCGCGCAAGGAGCCGTCGACGAGCTCGGCCCGCTGCGCGCCCTCAGCGGCCGCGTCCACTGA
- a CDS encoding vitamin K epoxide reductase family protein, whose product MSRTTDLPHRVPLQAVGDPGAARPASAAPARAAGWRLGLLLAVTGAAGLLAAWVITLDKLHLMKDPDYLPGCSLNPVVACGNIMQSKQAEAFGFPNPMLGLAAYAVVVCVGAGLIGGARFPRWYWLTFNAGTAFGVAFCGWLQFQSLYRINSLCLWCCLAWAATTLMFWYVTAHNVRTGFLPAPRWLRTALGEFTWVFPVLHLGVIGMLILTRWWDFWTG is encoded by the coding sequence ATGAGCCGCACCACCGACCTGCCGCACCGGGTACCGCTGCAAGCCGTCGGCGATCCCGGTGCGGCGCGGCCTGCGTCCGCCGCGCCCGCCCGCGCCGCCGGGTGGCGTCTCGGTCTGCTCCTGGCGGTCACCGGCGCGGCGGGGCTCCTGGCCGCCTGGGTCATCACCCTCGACAAGCTCCACCTGATGAAGGACCCGGACTACCTTCCCGGGTGCAGCCTCAACCCCGTGGTCGCCTGCGGCAACATCATGCAGAGCAAGCAGGCCGAGGCCTTCGGATTCCCCAATCCGATGCTGGGACTCGCCGCCTACGCCGTCGTCGTCTGCGTCGGCGCCGGGCTGATCGGCGGCGCGCGCTTTCCCCGCTGGTACTGGCTGACCTTCAACGCGGGCACGGCATTCGGCGTCGCCTTCTGCGGCTGGCTGCAATTCCAGTCCCTCTACCGGATCAATTCCCTCTGCCTCTGGTGCTGCCTCGCCTGGGCCGCCACCACGCTCATGTTCTGGTACGTGACAGCGCACAACGTAAGGACCGGATTCCTGCCCGCGCCCCGGTGGCTGCGCACCGCACTCGGTGAATTCACGTGGGTCTTTCCCGTACTGCACCTGGGCGTCATCGGAATGCTGATCCTGACGCGCTGGTGGGATTTCTGGACCGGCTGA
- a CDS encoding DUF5949 family protein, protein MTSTSSEQRPFQVTDLGTLAVLAWSGEHPEDEKDMPFLLAYSLGDTEGGPEATAEAMRRLLGDAGLPIGGPLLDGARNPSLPVSLLVEGDHAVVNMPHLNAQCVAPPEWLAAVKQRGHAYFMATTRAWPDAKPGEPVSEERLSEFAGAEETMLSAAHCLLPARSLR, encoded by the coding sequence ATGACCTCAACTTCCAGCGAACAGCGCCCCTTCCAAGTAACTGATCTGGGAACCCTGGCTGTTCTCGCCTGGAGCGGTGAACACCCCGAGGACGAGAAGGACATGCCCTTCCTGCTGGCCTACTCCCTCGGCGACACCGAGGGCGGCCCGGAGGCCACCGCCGAAGCGATGCGCCGCCTCCTCGGCGACGCCGGACTGCCCATCGGCGGCCCGCTCCTCGACGGGGCGCGCAACCCCTCCCTGCCGGTCAGCCTCCTCGTCGAGGGCGACCACGCCGTCGTCAACATGCCCCATCTGAACGCCCAGTGCGTCGCGCCGCCGGAGTGGCTCGCCGCCGTCAAGCAGCGCGGCCACGCCTACTTCATGGCCACCACGCGCGCGTGGCCCGACGCCAAGCCGGGCGAGCCCGTCAGCGAGGAACGCCTCAGCGAGTTCGCCGGTGCCGAGGAGACCATGCTCAGCGCCGCGCACTGCCTGCTGCCCGCCCGCAGCCTGCGCTGA